The genome window ttattggtgtttttttccctcGTCTGTGTGCAGCAGAGCACAACGTTGAAACATTAGTATCATGCCACTCATAATCACCACCTGGGgaggagtgagtgagtgaggagAAGAAGGCAGAGCTACTGACCAATGAGGAAGAAAGGAGAAAGCATAGCTGGAGAAATGAGGATGAGGAAACACTGGTTTGCGTACTTGGACAGACATGAAGGCCGCCaccacatgaacaaacacagataaacatACAAGCGTGCTGAAATTATAAACTGTATTTGACTTCTTGCAGTATTTATGCTACAGATGTCACCATGTGAGAAAACAACAGGATAACCCTTCTTGACCACAGGACAAACATTTAAAGTCTTAGTGGCTAGTCCTGTGAGCACCTCCAAACACGATCTCtccttgttttctctctttattttcttaaaaccAAGCAGACTGAGACAAATTCCTGTGGGTGTGTTATTTAGGAGAACTGTTTGCCCACTTTGACAATGGCTGGCAAAGCGAGTCCTGTCCTTTGGTGCCAACACAAACAAGTCAGGAAGTCAAAGACCCCACAGGGGAAAATTCATAATTCTCCCCCTCTGACACTGAGACATGATATAGAGAGATATTTAGAATTTGACAGGGGTTATTTAGATTACTTTTTGTCAACTCAGTTAACTCTACTTTTGTGTCAAATCTTACTTCATCATCTCACTTTTTATCTCGCCAAACGTACAGTGAAAAACATCCAAATGATGTCACTACTCAATGCATTGTTTTCCTCCATGCGCCTTTTTGCGCCTTGAGTGTTGAGACAGATTTCAGTGACGTTCTCCGTGGTGTTACGAGATTTCCCAGTCCCCTGACACTGTGTGACACCAATTAGGAGGCTGCGGATATGACAAAGCCAGTGGTCCAAATGCTGTAACTGACAAAATAAACCTCTCAAGCTGCGTTTCTGTGTCTGATATTATAGTGAGATGGGAGGAAGCAAAACGGAGACAAGTCAAGAGAATTACATTGATgaaaaggggggagggaggaaAACAAGAGAAACCCTCACAGGAAGTTAAAAGGgaacaaaaaagagaaagagggggaaagaACGGCTGATGTCAGTGTTGCAAAGAGACGTTTTCTGTCATCAGCCCACGCTTGACTGTCAACTGACAGAGCTGCAGATTCAGGCCTCACAGAAAAGGAGTGACAAGAAAGCTGATGTGCTGTTAAGAGTACTTGGAAATCTGGGCTACAAAGAGTACTCCCTCCCTTGCTGTTTagcaatgtacagtattttacaATCACTAGCGAGGTTTTACAAAGCGCTCAGTGTCTCTTCTAAAGTAAATAAACTATTACAATGTGTTTTACATAATACGACATGTTTTACAGCTCCCAGGTTCCCCCACAGCAGCTGTATGATGTCATCAAGTCAAGACACAGAACAGGAGGGCCATTATTTCCTGTGCAGTGTGGTAATGTTCACATCTGTAAAAACCTGGGGATGTCAGTaatgaaacaagagaagaaaaggccttaaagtgtgtgtgtgtgtgtgtgtgtgtgtgtgtgtgtgtgtgtgtgtgtgtgtgtgtgtgtgtgtgcactttgaAAACAACTCTTGTAAATAAAACGTACAACTGCCACCTGCCGAAATGAATGGTAGCGATTCACGTGAACTGGCAAATCACACACAGATGTTGCAGTTCCGAGCACACCCGTGTGTCACACAGCTGCCAGTTTAATGCAGGAAACAAGTTCCATAGTTTGTGAAAAATCCAGAAAGACATCCATACACTAACCATGCATTATGCAGAGCAGCATTAAAGCAGAGATTTTGTACGAGTTTCACAATGTAAAGCGTCTGTATATAGCCACGGCTTGACATTAGTTGTGCTTGACTGACCCTGAGTGCTGGCTATCAGAGGCTGAAGTGAAAACATGGCAGGGTTAGATATTAGACCCCTACTGAGGCCAAGAAGTCTTAGCTCCGCAACGTGTCCAGTGACTAGCGTAGAGATTAGCTGACAGTTAGCTGACCTGACGGGGGTTTTGAAGTTATATGTCCCAGTAGGCAACAGAGGCAATCATATCAGTAACGCTGAGAAAGCCTGACACAGCATACACCACCAGCGTGTGTAAAACAAGCCTCTGGAGCTGCCGTGACTGAAAATGAAATAGATTCGCAGCAGAGCAAAGAATACTAAAAGACATGTAGGAGTCACAGGGGCACAGGGTTTAGACTGAGGGGGAATGAAGGTCCTAGACCACCTATATGACTTGACATAGTAGAACATGGGGGGGTCCTGggtatttaattacattttctgtCACAATTACTGCCCTGACATAACTTGGTTTCATCACCTTGTCAGTTTCCATCAGGGCTCCAAAGTAGTTTTTTTATTCCCCCAAAAGATTTCAAACATGTCAAGTGCACAGAGCTGCAGTTTTGACATGCTGCCTGTACATGATCTACTGTAGGCAAACACAATATTTCTAGTTATCCTCTTTCATAATGATTGGGGTACAAATACTCTGAAATGCTGTAAATGTAAGATACAGTAACGTCCCTCAATAAGCAGCCGGTGAGACGTTATAGCCAGTTTACTGTAGGTTTTATTACTGACTTGAATACAGGTTACTGTGGGCTCTTCTCTCCACCCCCCTTCACTTCCTCTAGGACATAacaacagccccccccccccacccccctagCTCTCAGCCAACTACAGGTGTACAATCTCCCGCGGCTCACTCTCATAGGAAGATGACATGTAGACAGGGTTCACAGCATCTAACTCACGTTTACTTCACTGACAGGCGGAAATCTCACTGTTTAACTCAACATCTCTAATCTGGCCCcaactactgtatataaacCGTGATACtcttaacattttaacattaacatgaaGACATTAACCTGGAGAATTAACACAGTTCGTTACAATACAGTAGTTTTGTAGTCGAGCATTTGGAGTTGGGACTCTATAAACCACAAACTGCTATTTTGAATAAAGAAATATCCTAAAATCGTTGCTTTATGTCAAAGTCCAACAATTACTTCCTTTGTTAGGGttgagttttattttctttcagcaGGAGCCAGGAGGAAAGAGAAAGGGAGGCTTAATTTGACAGTCTCTGACACAGATAAAACAGCATGAGCCAAACTGTTTCTCTTACTGAAGTGAAACTGTAAATTGGCCAAAAAAAAGCAATAGCTAGATGTATATTTCCACAACTAATGATGATGTTTCACTTGGACAGAATGATAGCGCACATGAAAACAAGGATagttttggggcatttttagatCAGTTTGCATAACCGGTCTGGGCTGTGACCCCAAAAAAAGGGACGAGAGCAGGTGAAGCCTCCAATCTCTCAGCCCTGTCTGAGCATGCCAGCTTGACTGCTGCTCAAACACTGGATGAATTATTGAAACACCCTCTGACGCAAGTCTATGAGCATTAAGAGTGAGTAACAGGTTGTAACAATCAAAGGTGagaaaaacctaaaaaaaaataaaaacaaagaattCACAACAGCGCACAGGAGACAGGTCATGTAGAGAGCACATAGAGCTTGAGGACTTTATGCTGAACTTAAACTTCTAGATGTTACCTTAACACTACGTAGTTTAAATATGCagtctctcactttctctgccACCATCTCATGTGATGCACACTAAAACACTCATAAGACCACGCTCTACATCTGCTTTGATCCAATTAACTCACTGTCAAATGTGAACCACTTTGATAATTAGTGCAGAGTTGTAGTGATAAAGCTGCAAGTGTGTCACCTTCCAGAACTGGGACACGTTAAACTACAGGGGCTAATGGGAACACTCACTGTCAGCATGAgcaacacactcactcacatgtGTTAACATGACAATCTagttaaaataataactatATATTGTTGTCAGgccaaattatttattattggttTATCAGCAGTTGTTTTTTTAGGTCACTCATTTAggttgtttctctctctctctctttctctctctctctctctctctctctctctctctctctctctctctctctctctctctctctctctctctctctctctttctgtgtgtgtgtgtgtgtgtgtgtgtgtgtgtgtgtgtgtgcccgtgtATTACTCATGTTGTGAGTACATAAATCCCTTACACAGTCACATTGTGGGGACATTCCTTTTGGGGACTAAATGCAAGTCCCCATAACGTAAATCATTAAATTTTAGGGGGAAGACTTGGTTtaagttctgtgtgtgtgtgtgtgtgtgtgtgtgcacgcgcgcacgtgtgtgtgtgtgtgtgtgtgtgtgtgtgtgtgtgtgtgtgtgtgtgtgtgtgtgtgtgtgtgtgtgtgtgtgtgatcagggTACATTTGGGACAAATTGCTTATctaaggaggagagggaggaatgaTCACAAGTGAAACTAGCAGATACAGTCCATCACCttttcatttcttcatttcACACGCACACAGTGATGAGGCCACTGTGACATACTGATTGGCACAGCTCCACCCTCGACTAACTAGTTCATCACAAGCTCTGTCATCTATTTCTTTTCTGCCTCACTGGTCCTCATTCTGgttctcctttttttctgacttCATTTCCATTTAACAGTGCATAATAATTTAACAATTAGGATTGCATTGTCCCCCATTAATCCATCAGATTGTATCTTAACTTccatttattattttagttcATTTGATCTAACTTTAaggttttttatttatgttgttgttgttgctactTAATTTTATCAACGTCATTTCCCACAAACATAAGACAGGACACTTGTGGAGTTTAGCCTGGTATCAGATCTTTGGGCTAATACTGCTCTCTGCTGGATTACATTTGAATCACAAGATGTCTGTCAGGGCTAGTACATTAAATGTAATGCAATAAATGCTATTTACGATTTATATACAATTCACATAAATTTCCTTCTTTGGTGGGTCTCACTTGTATGAGGATTGTAATTTGCATAGTTGTGTGGACTCTTTTATGGGCTACTTTTATACCCGTCTCACAACTccatgaacacatacacacataggtGGTAGGAGATTACTATGGTTTTCAGTAACTGCAATCACATTTAAATTCACTAGTACACTTTAGTTTAGTGCAGTGGTTTCCAACCTCACTGTTGGGACCACTACAGGACAGGTCTGAGTGCTTGTGACATTagtaagcaacaaaaacatttctgcTACCTACACAAAGGTTTTCAGGTGTTTAtctagtcttttttttcttttcttctaatTTACTGACTTATTTAGTTATTCAGAGctctgaatatatatttttttaaattaaaaaacaaaaacaaaatccctTTGGTTGAACTGGTCACAAGTGGTAAACATCAAAATGAGGATGATGGTGATGAGGTCACATTGGTTAAGTGCAGAGTGTTGTAGTTGTAGCTTGTAACCCTAAATCTTAAGAATGGCtcaaaccaacacacacacacacacacacacacacacacacacacacacacacacacacacacacacacacacacacaatatggcCCTTCCACCAATAGAGATATGAAGAAATGTGGCACTAATGGGCATTAGAGGAGATGATATTGGCCAGTATCCAGACTCCCTCTGCAGGGCTAGAAATTCATAAAGGTTATATGAAGTCTATAAAAAATGTAAGAGAAAAACATTGTTTGGTGACTGGGAGGTTCAAATCCTGAGCTCCTTGTGTTTTTCTCCTCCACTTCCATCATTTACTAAGTACTGCTTTACTATCAGTcactagggttagggtaagctgtatgctgtaaatatGCATTCAGTATGTCATCATATTTGACCTATAATTTCACAAAAGGCGAGTACTTTCACTTTctttctgtaacatatttttatAGAAATAAAAGGTTCAGAtgcatacaaaataaaaacagttgtgtacttttactttcaaagACAAACACATAGTCCACAGGTCATTCACTGTGAATTGTTCAAACCAGAGAAACCTCCAGAAGGCTGGCCACATAAAGACAACCATTAGTAATGAGGAATGGTCatgtgtgaaataaaaaaaacaataaccttTTCGTAGCACTTGCTGTGAAGACGCTGATATTTTGTCTATGTGGTCTGCCACCAGAGGGCACTCTCATTATATATAATGGAAATTAAAAACACTTTCACagtactaaataaaaaaatattaagggGAATATTGGACATATGATAAGATTATTTAATAATCTTCTCTTCCCTGTCCCAGACAGGACAAATGTGCTGAACTGTTATGAACAAAGTGAGACAAGACAAGAGAAGGCAAACTTTATTTACATATAACTAAGTATttacagaaaacaaagaaaagggtCATTCGTATTTAAAATTGAACGTGAAAATAAAAGCAACGTGAATATCACAACACAAGTAGTAATGTTTTACATCTGTGCCCTAAATCAACCTAATCTTAAGGCACGTCTCATGTAAACTATGCTGCCTGTCTGAACCACAGAAATCCTTCTGACTTGAATTGATGGAAGACACAGGAGAGCACTGCTTGGAATTTCCTGTGGTTAAAATTGGACggacatttgttttgtgtagtCTGGAGCATGGCCAggtttttttcttatttaatgATTCACAGATGATCACACATGCTTTATAAATCATATAAACCAAAGGAAACTTTAACACTTTAACATAAGCTTACCAAAGACAGTATTAAAATTACTTGACTtgactggtaacactttacttgaaggtatcgacataattgTGACATGACGCTGTCATaattatgacatgacactgtcatgaacatgtcataaacgttataaacaagtcataaaagtttatgacttctgtcaagtgtcattcggtttttgtcatgacaagtcgacattgtttgggttgtcttgattatgacaacttgacattaatcaaaatgacattaccagaagttgtcttggtcatgacaagttgacattaaatttgtttgggatgtctttgtaatgacaacttgacattaaccaggatgacattatcagaagatgtatttgtcatgacaacttgacattaaatttctttggagtgtctttattaagacaacttgacattaaacaggatgacattttgtcaagttgtcatgacaaagacatctcatggtaatgtcatcctggttattGTCAAgctgtcattacaaagacatcccaaacaaatttaatgtcaatttaatgttattttttttcccaagatATTTGAGTTTTGATTTGTGTTGTATTTAGTACATTTATTCGGTTAATGTTAATTAAGATTACATTTCTTTTGGAATAagtgtttagttgtttttttttttttttgttatttgtagtTTATGTATTAGTGTTATTGTTAGTCTTCCCCTGGGTGTCAAACCTGGTCTGATCAGCCAGTATATAAGTCCCCTTTGTTTCTCTTATAGGAGgtcagttgtatttttgagTTTGTTATGTTCAGAGCTTAAGTTCGGTCTGTTTGTTTGACCTATTTTAAGGGCCCAAACTTTATCTCTATTTTGTTGTAATGATTTTGTGGGTaaaataaaaaacccttttttgaaatCCTCTTGTGACTCCTCTTGCCTAACTGCTTGGTCCCTGACATCCAAATGCACTTTCTCTTACCTATAGACAGACAAAACACTGGAATATCTAGTAAGTGTTTGTGGAGCGAACAGTTtatcatacttttatttttagacCTGCTCTTAGTTTCATTTTTGCTGCACATTTCACTCTATGCATTTGAATGATATCACTGGTCTTTTCATTGCTAAAGATTAATGTGCTGCCCAAATGTCATTTGATGCAGATGACATAATGCTGCAATGCAAAAGCTCTTTACTAATTATATCCAGGACCAGTTTTTCAAGCCAAAATAGCTCCCATTTACCCTATAAAACATATTTCCTGCCCAGTGAAATATAGTTTGTTGTAGTCACAATGTTAATTGATGTATGTGCCCATACTATTAACAAACTATTTTCAAAATCTTTAATCTGAATGGGTGAATgacacttcatttttttttttttaaggcaagCTTATTGCATTCAACGAAAAAGAAAAGGTGCCCCTGCAGCAGATTCAAATATTTCTTTCAAAGCCTTGATAGAGCAACTAGCAATTTAAGCACTTTGAGCTTATGCTTTAAGAAGTTCACAACATGTATGCAGAAAGACAGCAACAAGTTGTTTGGTAACAACTTTCTGACTCAAGAGGTATGGCAGCAGTGCTACCCAAAAATGAATCACAATGCTGCATACATGTAGAGTACATGACAATGAAGAAAATGTGCTGATTTGAAACTAATCTAAGATTTAATTTAAGACGAGTGAGGCCAACACAGGaactaaatgtgtttgtgttgactGAAATAAATAAGGAACCTGGAAAGTGCCCGTGGAAAGTAACGAGGACGGAAATTAATTGCTAGTTTACGAGAAATAGAGTGATTGAGTCATTAGTTTATTTTCTTATCTTAACTTGCGGACACTATCATCATCAAACAGAGAATTTCCAAATAGAGACAAAAGGaagcttgatggtgttttaagcccccaatgttgGCTTCAAGGCTGCGCTGCGactgtcgacttcaaggcacctaaccctaatctTAACCTAACCTAAAccttgcctaatcctagtgcattccaggcagcgctgcctggaagacgacgttgggggcttaaaacaccaaacgcCCAAAAAGAAGCAGTATAAAACACTTTAAATTTAAAGAAGTTGTCAGATTAAAAATCAATTGCTACTGGAGGGAACACTGCATTAACACTGCTCAAATAATTTCTAACTAAtaatttctttacattttacaaTGTTCTACATTTCCCTGAAGAAGGAAGATTCTAGTAAgcagaggaaagaaaagaaatattggAAGAAAAACAGAAGTGAAGCCCGAAATGGCTGCTTGGATAGCTAGCCTCAAGAAAAAATAATGCTACCAGGAAATGTTTTTGAAAAGTCTTGTGGCTTTTGTCTGTTTTACCTGCAACaaccacattttatttttgtgcttttgtttgcagtacagtttttctttcttttgaaaCCAAGAGATCATAATCAGCTCTTGGAAGATTGTAAGTACAACTATGAAATAAAGTTTTGAAAGGGATCAATAATTCTCTTATTCATTATTCCATTTCACAATTTACCTGCTAATTGCTGTTGGTACACATATAGCACATACTGTAAACTATAAACTAAGCCTATTCTGTATAGCAATATAAAAGGGTTTGCATCAAAACGCTTTCCTCAGAGCAAATTAAGACTTGCAGCTTAACTTACATTGTAACTTACTTTAGACCAACATTTTAGAAGGTGTTGGAACACTGTAAGTGGAGGAGGCTTCATGACGAAATCAGTTAGCAGCCAGACAGCTCCATCCTGCACCAGCTCATTCTGTTTAAAAACGATAGATATTGACTTATCTGCTGGTTGATTTATGCGTTGCACTCTTGCAATGCCACAATCACTGAACGCAATAGAAATATGTTTCTACTTGTTGCTATGCCACTGCTGTTAGAACCCTTGCTTATCTGCATTTTAATCCTGAAAACTTGTAATTATGCATGATTTCTTTCATTGTAATTGGATAAAATACATCATTAAATACAAATCTGACATAGAGAATACAtgaaaccatgatcttttttttctaaaataaatgcaaaagatTGAAATAACTGTTGGAACATTAGATCACAGGTTAAATTTGCTTGAAGTGAGTAAAAATGTTTATCAGACATTTAACACAAGCGCCAGCCAATCAACTGGAGTGCCAGGTAGCCAGGCAAAGCGTGGGTGGGCAGTTTTACTAATTACTTAATAGGTAACCTATCAAGTCTGCTAGGAAGTTTTCTTTGGTTTGTATTATCATATATGCAAATGACACTCAAGGTGTGTGTTTTCTCAGCCATATATAAGAGGCACCAGAACCGTCAGACAGCAGTGTTTATTGTTTCCAGTGTACAGATACTGTCGTAGCTGCACCTGCTAATGGCCACACTCAATACTCAGGCTACCAGCAACTACAGCTTGGTAAGTCTTATactaacacatacagtattgaTGTTGTGCTGAATGGGTTAGGCTCTGAACCTAAAATGTCTTCCTATTGAATCTGTTGTTGAAAATTGTCACAATTCCAAGTCATAGAACTCTGTTTCTATTATTAttcatgtttgtttaattttctcTCCTGTCCCTCTTACTTCCCTTCCATGCCCCTCTTTATTCCTCTATCCTTCCTTCTCTATTTTGTCCTCTTCTGTTCTGTCCGCCCCTCCCCTCTTCTCTCCAGGTGCCACCTTGTACAAACATCCCTGACATGCTCCTGCGGTACTACCTGTCACCGTCTTATGGCATTGAGTTCTGCATTGGTTTTCCTGGCAACTTTGTGGTTGTACTTGGTTACATATTTTGCTTGCAGCAGTGGCAGAGCTGCAACATTTACCTCTTCAGCCTGGCAGTCTCCGACCTAATTTTCCTCTGCACGCTGCCACGTCTCGCGTACCTCTATgcaaacaaccaatcagagaccaGTCCCCATGCTTGCATTATCAACCGCTATGTACTCCATGTAAATCTTTACTCTTCCATCCTGTTTATGGTTTTGCTAAGCATGGACCGCTTCCTGCTCATAAGATATCCAACACGGAACCATTACCTGCTGAGACCACGATCAGCCTTGATCATAACAGGGCTGAGCTGGCTAGCTGTCAATGTGGAAATTGCTCCAATGATATCACTGATGATCGATGACCTCCAGGGTGGAAACTGGAGTCGCTGCAGGGATTTTGCCAGCTTGGAAGGAAACATCAATACATTGGGCTACAGCCTGGGACTAACCCTGATTGGTTACCTTCTCCCTGTGCTTGGACTTTGTTTTTTCTCCTACCAAATTGCACATCTGCTCCGTGTCCAGGAAAGGGCTGTCCAGAACAGGACAACATCATACAAGCGGCCTTTGAGGGTTGTTGTAATGGCTGCAGTACTTTTTCTAGTTCTCTACACTCCATTCCATGTGCTGAGAAATGTCAGAATAGCATCTAATGAGGCCTGGGCAGGGCTTTGTACAAAGATGTACATACAGGGCCTGTACATCCTGACCCGACCGTGGGCCTATTTGCACAGTGTCGTCGGCCCTGTCTTCTACTTCCTCATGGGTGACAAGTTCAGAGAGCTCCTATTCGCCAAGCTCAGAAAGCTGGGCAGAAAAACAGAGCAGCAAAGAGGGCCAGACTGAAAACATTCAACACATATCCCTATGAGACATACATCAACATAGTGCAACCAAACACGTGGACCACCTCTATCTTTACATGTATTTTCTTAGATTAATAATTGactttatttctgttgtgttttaattACCTCAACCCATGGAGGTTATGGCTTTgccaaagaaaaacacatttaattttGGAGTGGATCTGAATCACggggcatttgtgctgcatttatgtggtgtcggaataattTTCCGTAGTGACCATTTCCACGTATATTACATCGCATCCAAATAAGTATCACAATATTAAAGTAACTATGTACATATGTGCATATCTTGCACTGTACTGTGGTGATGTTCCACTTTTCTGCTTTAAATGCAAAATACTGCTGACATTTTCACCCAGTAAAAGACGTTTTTTACTACTAACGTTAAAGACAGTGATAATGAAGCTGTAGCTCTGGTTTCACTCGAGAACAGAATGGTGTTGTGTGAGGTTTGTGAAGTGTTCTAATGTGTCCGCATGTGTATATCGTTCTTTATTTTAAGATATAATTCTGCTAATAATCCCCATTTTTACTAAATGTATCGGTAATATGattgtgtcttttttgtttgtaaCTTTAACAAAATAGAGTTACTTTCCCATGTAGTCTATTCTCCCCAAGCCTGATTATATGTGATAGAAGATATGTCTAGATATCCATTAAGTGGTACTGATGCAAAGTTCACTTTCATGTTTACAAAGTAAAGTAACATAAAATAACTGATAAACATAATTAAAGATTTATAAACAATTATAACATAATAATTTAGTTAAAGGCCAGagcctatttttatattaa of Sander lucioperca isolate FBNREF2018 chromosome 5, SLUC_FBN_1.2, whole genome shotgun sequence contains these proteins:
- the LOC116050791 gene encoding succinate receptor 1-like, which translates into the protein MATLNTQATSNYSLVPPCTNIPDMLLRYYLSPSYGIEFCIGFPGNFVVVLGYIFCLQQWQSCNIYLFSLAVSDLIFLCTLPRLAYLYANNQSETSPHACIINRYVLHVNLYSSILFMVLLSMDRFLLIRYPTRNHYLLRPRSALIITGLSWLAVNVEIAPMISLMIDDLQGGNWSRCRDFASLEGNINTLGYSLGLTLIGYLLPVLGLCFFSYQIAHLLRVQERAVQNRTTSYKRPLRVVVMAAVLFLVLYTPFHVLRNVRIASNEAWAGLCTKMYIQGLYILTRPWAYLHSVVGPVFYFLMGDKFRELLFAKLRKLGRKTEQQRGPD